One genomic region from Haloprofundus salinisoli encodes:
- a CDS encoding MFS transporter, whose translation MLAHGMVHTYELSVPIFVTIWLSEFETINLGLAQFPVNSATLGLVVTAGYGLFGLGALPGGVLVDRLGSRRLITLCLLGMSVSFFVLGVSPGVLAIAVAFLCWGAAASVYHPAGLALISKGVEERGTGFAYHGMAGNIGIGLGPLVAAILLLFVDWRIVAVVLAVPALLAALFASRAEFDENAAVSGAAVETDGGGDSKADAGVESWAEFVTESRRLFAGSFVFVFVVVMCSGLYYRGVLTFLPQLLAGLPGVDPVSISAFIPDDLLASVGLEASGDSQLNPERYIYSGLLMIGVLGQYAGGKLTDRYAPEKGIAGAFAGLAVLALVFLPVANMGIVPLLVVAAILGFALFVVQPLYQATVAEYTPAGTRGLSYGYTYLGVFGIGALGGAIAGAILEYASPEVLFVTLAAFAAVASLVGVYLSRSASKV comes from the coding sequence ATGCTCGCGCACGGGATGGTCCACACCTACGAGTTGTCCGTTCCCATCTTCGTCACGATCTGGCTGAGCGAGTTCGAGACCATCAATCTCGGTCTCGCACAGTTTCCGGTGAACTCGGCGACGCTCGGGTTAGTCGTCACCGCGGGCTACGGCCTCTTCGGTCTCGGCGCGCTCCCCGGCGGGGTGCTCGTCGACCGGCTCGGCTCGCGCCGTCTCATCACGCTCTGTCTGCTCGGAATGTCCGTCTCGTTTTTCGTTCTCGGCGTCTCGCCGGGCGTTCTCGCTATCGCCGTCGCCTTCCTCTGTTGGGGTGCGGCCGCGAGCGTCTATCACCCCGCGGGACTGGCGCTCATCAGTAAGGGCGTCGAGGAGCGCGGAACCGGGTTCGCCTACCACGGGATGGCCGGAAACATCGGCATCGGCCTCGGGCCGCTCGTCGCCGCCATCCTCCTGTTGTTCGTCGACTGGCGCATCGTGGCGGTCGTCCTCGCCGTCCCGGCGCTGTTGGCGGCGCTGTTCGCCAGCCGCGCCGAGTTCGACGAGAACGCCGCCGTCAGCGGGGCAGCCGTGGAGACGGACGGCGGGGGCGATTCCAAGGCCGACGCCGGCGTCGAGTCGTGGGCGGAGTTCGTCACCGAGTCGAGACGGCTGTTCGCCGGCAGCTTCGTCTTCGTCTTCGTCGTCGTGATGTGCTCGGGACTGTACTACCGCGGCGTTCTCACGTTCCTGCCGCAGTTGCTGGCGGGGCTGCCGGGTGTCGACCCCGTGTCGATCTCGGCGTTCATCCCCGACGACCTGCTCGCGTCGGTCGGCCTCGAGGCCTCCGGCGACAGTCAACTCAACCCCGAGCGCTACATCTACTCGGGGCTGCTCATGATCGGCGTTCTCGGCCAGTACGCGGGCGGGAAACTAACCGACAGGTACGCCCCCGAGAAGGGTATCGCCGGCGCGTTCGCCGGACTGGCAGTTCTCGCGCTCGTCTTCCTCCCGGTGGCGAACATGGGTATCGTCCCGCTACTCGTCGTCGCCGCGATTCTCGGCTTCGCGCTGTTCGTCGTCCAGCCGCTGTACCAAGCGACCGTCGCGGAGTACACGCCCGCGGGGACGCGCGGTCTCTCGTACGGCTACACCTATCTGGGCGTCTTCGGCATCGGCGCGCTCGGCGGCGCGATCGCGGGCGCGATTCTCGAATACGCCTCGCCCGAGGTGCTGTTCGTCACGCTCGCGGCGTTCGCCGCAGTCGCGTCGCTGGTCGGCGTCTACCTCTCGCGGAGCGCGTCGAAGGTCTGA
- a CDS encoding DUF3054 domain-containing protein, whose product MATQSESFWDQRIDRGTLPLAVGDVLVIGLVLTLGVMMHNGGVSYLTTDTVGWVSTLVPFYVGWLVCAPLVGAYSAGAGESAKASIPLAVRSWIPADIIGLGIRASPFFEGGADPIFIVVTLVTVGVGLGVWRWLVFKVR is encoded by the coding sequence ATGGCCACCCAATCGGAATCGTTCTGGGACCAACGAATCGACCGGGGGACGTTGCCCTTAGCCGTCGGTGACGTGCTCGTCATCGGCCTCGTGCTGACGCTCGGCGTCATGATGCACAACGGCGGCGTCTCCTACCTCACGACCGACACCGTCGGTTGGGTCTCGACGCTCGTACCGTTCTACGTCGGCTGGCTCGTCTGCGCCCCGCTGGTCGGCGCGTACTCCGCCGGCGCGGGCGAGTCGGCGAAGGCGTCGATTCCGCTCGCCGTTCGGTCGTGGATACCCGCGGACATTATCGGTCTCGGCATCCGCGCCTCGCCGTTCTTCGAGGGCGGCGCGGACCCGATTTTCATCGTCGTCACGCTGGTCACCGTCGGCGTCGGACTCGGCGTCTGGCGATGGCTCGTGTTCAAAGTCCGCTGA